DNA from Variovorax sp. V213:
CGGTGACCGCGACGGCAATCCCAACGTCACGGCCGAAACGCTCGAATACGCTCTGCGCCGCCAGGCCGAACTGGCACTGCGCCATTACCTCACCGAAGTGCATTACCTCGGCAGCGAACTCTCGCTTTCCGCCACGCTGGTGGACGTGTCGGTCGAGATGCAGGCGCTGGCCGAACGCTCGCCGGACACCAGCGAACACCGCAAGGACGAGCCCTACCGCCGCGCACTCACCGGGGTGTATGCGCGCCTCGCGGCCACGCTGCGCGACTTGGCTGGCGGCGAGGCCGCGCGCCATGCCGTGCCGCCGCAAAACCCCTACACCCGGGCCGAGGAGTTTCTGGCCGATCTTCACACCGTGGAACAGTCGCTCGCCGAGAAGCACGGCACCGTGCTGGCCGCACCGCGCCTGCGGCCGCTGATTCGCGCGGTGGAGGTGTTCGGTTTCCACCTGGCCACGGTCGACCTGCGCCAGAGTTCGGACAAGCACGAGGCCGTGATCGCCGAGCTGCTGGCCACCGCGCGCATCGAGCCCGCGTACGCCTCGCTGGCCGAAGAGGCCAAGCAGACGCTGCTGCTCAAGCTGCTCGACGATGCGCGTCCGCTGCGCGTGCCCGATGCCGAATACTCGCCGCTCGCGAAGAGCGAACTCGCGATCTTCGCGGCCGCGCGCATCGCGCGTGCGCGATACGGTGCGGCGGCCATCCGCCACTACATCATCAGCCACACCGAAACGGTGAGCGACCTGCTCGAAGCGCTGCTGCTGCAAAAGGAAGTGGGCCTGTTGCGCGGCAAGATGGACAGCAACGCGACCTGCGACCTGATCGTGGTGCCGCTGTTCGAAACCATCGAAGACCTGCGCAACGCCGCGCCCATCGTGCGCGCCTTCTATGCGCTGCCGAACATCCAGGCGCTGATCGAGCGCTCGGGCGCCGAACAGGACGTGATGCTCGGCTACAGCGACAGCAACAAGGACGGCGGCATCTTCACCAGCAACTGGGAGCTCTACCGCGCCGGCATCGCGCTGGTGGCGCTGTTCGACGAGCTCAACAAGAAGAAGAAAACCAATCCGATCCGCTTGCGCATGTTCCACGGCCGCGGCGGCACGGTGGGGCGCGGCGGCGGCCCGAGCTACCAGGCGATCCTCGCGCAGCCCCCCGGCACGGTGCGCGGCCAGATCCGCCTCACCGAGCAGGGCGAAGTCATCGGCTCGAAGTACGCGAATCGCGAGATCGGCCGGCGCAACCTCGAGACGCTGGTCGCCGCCACGCTCGAAGCCACGCTGCTGCCGCAGGCCAAGTCGGCGCCTGCCACATTCCTTTCGGCAGCCGGGGAGCTTTCGACCGCAAGCATGGCGGCCTACCGCAGGCTGGTCTACGAAACCCCGGGCTTCGGCGATTACTTCTTCGGCTCCACGCCGATCCGCGAGATTGCCGAACTCAACATCGGCTCACGTCCCGCTTCGCGCAACCCGAGCCACAAGATCGACGACCTGCGCGCCGTGCCGTGGAGCTTCAGCTGGGGCCAATGCCGGCTCACCATTCCCGGCTGGTTCGGCTTCGGCTCGGGCGTGGAACAGTTCCTGGCGTCGGCCGAAACGCCGGCTGCGCGCAAGGAACGCCTCGCGCTGCTGCGCCGCATGTATGCGCAGTGGCCGTTCTTTCGCACCCTGCTCTCCAACATGGACATGGTGCTTGCCAAGAGCGACCTCGCGCTGGCCTCGCGCTACGCCGAACTCGTGACCGATCGCAAGCTGCGTCAGAAGGTGTTCTCGATGATCGACACCGAATGGCACCGCACCTCCGACGCGCTCACCCTCATCACCGGCGCCAAGCAAAGGCTCGAGGGCAATGCCGAGATGCAGCGCTCCGTGCGCCACCGCTTTCCGTACATCGACCCGCTGCATCACCTGCAGGTCGAGCTGATGCGGCGCTATCGCGCGGGCGAAGGCGGCGAGCGGCTGCAACGGGGCATCCACATCTCCATCAACGGGGTCGCGGCCGGCTTGCGCAACACCGGCTGACGGCGTCCGGATCGATCGAGGAACAGACCAGGAAAGGGCGTCTTGTACGCCTTTTCCTACGCAAACAATTGCTGAATAGCAATCCGTAAGGTCAATTAAGAGAGTAGGGTCGGGAACGTTCAAAGTTTCTCGCTATCTCTCGCAATCGCGCGGCAGCTCGAGTCGTATTCAGGAGCCCGTTGCAATGTCCACCCCGCAGTCCCTCACCCATTCGCAGATCGATTTCGTCACTAACGATTTCGAGGCGCTGGCCTCCCACATGCGCCACTGCGCACGTGCCCACGGGCGATGGTTCTCGATGCGAAGCCACATGCAGCGGGTGCGTGCACTCGCTGCGGGCCGGATCGTCACGATGGCCTGCGTTGCGGCAGCTTTCGGCATCGGGCTCTTCGCCATCGCCTGAGGGTGGCCGTCCCTGACCCGATCCGGGCTGCAACTCCCCCCGCGAGGGGACAAGCAGGCAGCATGCCATTCGAATTCCACACAAAGGCGGCGCAATGAGCGCCGCCTTTGTCGTTGATCGACTCGCAGATCTCAGCCCGTACGCGCG
Protein-coding regions in this window:
- the ppc gene encoding phosphoenolpyruvate carboxylase, producing MKASKTPAPPKRRQAEDQPLIDDIRLLGRILGDVIREQEGEESYALVEKIRTLSVSFRRDADHAADRALKNLLKGLSAAETVRVIRAFTYFSHLANLAEDRHQIRRRTEAERAGESADGDLQTALARIRKAGIKPDEVVASLARSYVSPVLTAHPTEVQRKSILDAERAIAQLLTARDEIKLRQSAYAAAKDALSPLEFAENETQMRIRVTQIWQTRLLRFSKLTVADEIENALSYYEATFLREIPRVYADLEKALGQGGTVPSVAPFLRMGQWIGGDRDGNPNVTAETLEYALRRQAELALRHYLTEVHYLGSELSLSATLVDVSVEMQALAERSPDTSEHRKDEPYRRALTGVYARLAATLRDLAGGEAARHAVPPQNPYTRAEEFLADLHTVEQSLAEKHGTVLAAPRLRPLIRAVEVFGFHLATVDLRQSSDKHEAVIAELLATARIEPAYASLAEEAKQTLLLKLLDDARPLRVPDAEYSPLAKSELAIFAAARIARARYGAAAIRHYIISHTETVSDLLEALLLQKEVGLLRGKMDSNATCDLIVVPLFETIEDLRNAAPIVRAFYALPNIQALIERSGAEQDVMLGYSDSNKDGGIFTSNWELYRAGIALVALFDELNKKKKTNPIRLRMFHGRGGTVGRGGGPSYQAILAQPPGTVRGQIRLTEQGEVIGSKYANREIGRRNLETLVAATLEATLLPQAKSAPATFLSAAGELSTASMAAYRRLVYETPGFGDYFFGSTPIREIAELNIGSRPASRNPSHKIDDLRAVPWSFSWGQCRLTIPGWFGFGSGVEQFLASAETPAARKERLALLRRMYAQWPFFRTLLSNMDMVLAKSDLALASRYAELVTDRKLRQKVFSMIDTEWHRTSDALTLITGAKQRLEGNAEMQRSVRHRFPYIDPLHHLQVELMRRYRAGEGGERLQRGIHISINGVAAGLRNTG